DNA sequence from the Aureibacillus halotolerans genome:
TAACGATTACGGTCATCCATGCCAATCGTCCGCAGGAGGCGAAAGACTATCAAGCTCAGTTAAAGAACATGTTTCCGAAAGCCACAGTGATGATAAGTTATTTTGGTGCCGTCATTGGCACACATTTAGGTGAGGGGGCTTTAGGCTTCGGCTGGTGCCCGATCATCGTAGAAGAAGAGTAAGATAAAGCCTTTTACCCAACCCCACTTTTCCACGCTATCCCCCTAAACTAAATAAGGAGTGACGTCATTGTCCTTTCATACGTGCCCTTCTCTTCAACTCCCCAAAGAATCCTCAAATCACACAGATGTTGTGGCAGGCAGACAATACCTTGCAACAGAGCTGTCTGCTTGGCCGAGTCTCCCTCAAAGCAGTACGATTGTAGATAGCGTAAAGGTGATTAATGAACATCCCGTTTGCCAGCGTTGCGGAAACGAAGATAACGAGCGTTTCGCAAGTCACATCTGTGCCTGCTGCCAACGACCAATCACTTACTGTCGAGCGTGTATTCAAATGGGGCGATGTGACACGTGCACCCCCTTGCTCCGCTGGTCAGCACGACAACCGGACAAAGAACGCCAGATTGTAGAATGTCGAATGACTTGGAGTGAATCCCTCTCACCTGCACAAGCCCATGCCAGTCAGCGCATTTGTGACACCATCTCCAGCAATAAAACGATTTGTGTGTGGGCAGTGTGTGGCTCTGGGAAAACAGAAATGCTATTTCATGGGATTCAACAGGCGTTACGTCTGCAGAAGCGTGTCTGCATCGCTACGCCACGATCTGATGTCGTTCGGGAGCTTGCTCCGAGGCTAAGAGCCGTGTTTCCTGATACACCTCTCGCTGCGCTTTATGCTGGCACAGAGGACCAAGCTGCGCAACACCCCCTCATTGTTTGTACGACCCACCAACTGCTCCGTTTTTATCATGCCTTTGACATCATGATCATTGATGAGATTGATGCCTTCCCTTTTTCATTTGATCAAAAGCTGCGGTACGCCGCAGAACATGCGGCTAAACTAGTCAGTTCGAAGATTTATTTAACAGCCACTCCTGACAAGGACATGAAAAAACAGCTGAAGGAAGGGCGGCTTGAGGCAGTGAAAATTCCAGCCCGCTATCACCGACATCCTCTCCCGCTTCCGACACCAGTATGGATGCTGCCAGCAGACAAGCAATTACGGGCAGGAAAGGTTCCTTTTCGCCTGAAATGGCATCTAAAACAATGGCTTCAGAAAAAAGTGCCTGTGTTTTTATTTGTGCCAACACGAGGCGATGTTCCTATGATGGTCAATGCTTTGCGCCAAGTCACGCCAAACGTCGCAGGTGTGCATTCCCAAGACCCTGAGCGTATCCCGAAAGTACAGCAGTTTCGTAGTGGGGAGTTAGACATATTAGTCACGACAACCATTTTAGAGCGTGGTGTCACAATACCGGGCGTAGCCGTCGTCGTGTTTAAAGCACATGAGGATGTATTTACAGAAAGTGCGCTTGTACAAATTAGCGGACGCGTAGGCAGAAGCGCTGACCGACCGAATGGAGACATTCTCTTTTTTCATGAGGGAACAACAAAAGAAATGGAGGCTGCAATCCTACACATCCATGAGATGAATCGGCTTGCTAAAGCAGAGGGGTTGATTGGATGAGGCAATGTGGATTCTGTGAAAAACGAGGCAACGCACTGCTTGATTGGAGCTGGTGGTGGAGTGCAACACCTTCCTTGCTTTGTGAGGACTGCCAGTCTTCTTTTGAAAAGGTGACTGCTGGCTGCATTCGTTGTGCGAAAGCGATCAATGAGGTTGGTGTGTGTTTGGAATGCCAAGATTGGGAACGACATTATCCGAACCTTTTAGAGAGAAATGTTTCATTATATCGTTACAATGCGTTTATGAAGTCGTATTTGTCTCAATGGAAATTTTCAGGGGATTATGTTCTAGGTCAATTGTTTGTATCTCAATGGAGGGACTTTTTTCATAGACAGTTCCCACAAGCCGAGGCAATCGCGCCTATCCCATTGACTGAAGAACGGAGGAAGCAAAGAAAATTTAATCAAGCATATCAACTTGCGGCGCTTTTGGAGGTACCTAAAATAATTGAAAGTGAACGATATAAAGAAGGGCAACAAAGTGCAAAAGGCCGAGTAGAGCGGCTAGATATGGACGATGGCTCATGGGTTAAGTTGCTCTCAGCGAACCTCCCGAAAAGCATTGTCATTATTGATGATGTCTATACGACCGGCGCCACCGTTCATCAATTTGCCAAAACTCTTCGAGGTGCAGGCGTTCTGGAGGTAGCAAGCTGCACACTCATCCGTGCATGAGCCGATGGTCCCTTTTTAAAAAACGAGAAGAGAAACGTTAAACTTCAATACAACATGGACGATATAATGATTAAGACTGGAGGGAGGTCCATGAACATTGACAATTGCCCAAGCTGTGGCGCACTATATTATAAAACGCTCACACAGGACGTATGTCGTTCATGTTTTCAATTAGAAGAAGAGCAATTCGATCGTGTTTATGCCTTTTTAAAACAAAAACAAAATCGATCTGCTAGCATGCAAGAGGTTGTTGAGCAGACGAGTGTGAAAGAAAGCCTACTTATAAAATATATAAAAAAGGGGCGCTTGAGGACATCGCAATTTCCCAATCTTGGGTACCCTTGTGCACGATGCAATACGATGATTAACCAGGATAAGCTCTGCAATTCATGTAGAGAAGACATTGCTAAGGATCTCGCTTCATTTGATATGCAACAAGCGCGTGAGGCAGAAAAGAACCGTCAGCCGACATACCATGTGCTGAGCAAGAAAAATGACAAACGTTAAGAGGTGACAAAGATGAAGGTCAATCCATATCAGGCGGCGCAAGCGTCCACCTATACAAAAAGGAGCGAAGGGACCTCCTCTGAAAAGCAAATACATCAACAGGAGGAGCCGAAGTCTGTGCACCGTGCGAAGGATACAATTGATATTTCGAATGAGGCAAAAACCATGCAAACACAGCGGAGTTATGATGATGAGCGTCAGACGAAGCTTGCGGATTTGAAGCAACAAATAGAAAAGGGTACGTACGAAGCCGATCTTTCGCTTACTGCCAAAAAAATGCTTGCATTCTGGACAGATAAATGATGATTTCATCGGTTCTAAAAGAGATGAATGAATTGCATTTGCAGTTGCTTGAGCTTGCGCAGCAAAAGCGAGTAGCTCTGTTAAACAATTCGATAACTGACTTGCAACGTATTACGGAACAAGAGGAACAGCTTGTGGGACACATCGCCAACCATTTTTCTGAGCTCTCTACGGGAGGGGTTGAAAAGGTGAACGAACTCATTGTTCCACTCGAGGAACCCGAACGAGGCCTTTCTAATGAAGCATTAAATGAACTACTAGGTTCCGTGGAGAAGCTAAAGCTGGTAAACAATGAAAATCAGCAGCTTGTGCAACAGTCCCTTTATTTTGTTCAACGCACATTAGATATTGCGGTACCTACGGGCAATGACTACAATTATGCACCAAATCAGCCTGCGTCTTCCTCTCAAGGGGCGTATCGTACGTTTGACTCGAAGGCTTAAGGAGGAACGGAAATGACATCCACGTTTCACGGACTGGAAACAGCGCTACGTGCCATTCATTCGCAACAAAGAGCGCTGCAAACGCTGAGCCACAATGTGGCAAATGCCAATACACCAGGGTATACACGACAACGAGTGAATTTCGAGGCGAGCAATGGCTTTCCGGCAGTTGGTCGAAATCAGCCACAAATTCCTGGTCATCTTGGGTCAGGTGTTGAGGTGGGAGACATCCAGCGTATTCGGAACGAATTTTTCGATTACCGTTTCCGCACTGAGCAAACAAAAGCGTCCTATTGGGGAAATCGTTTTGATTCGATTAGTCGTCTAGAAGGTTTGATGAACGTACAGTCAGACAATGGATTGCCTACCGCTTTTAATGAATTCTTCAACTCCTTGCAAACCCTCGCAAAGGATGCAAGTGACCTTGGCGCACGTAGCGTAGTGCGACAAAATGGGATGGCGTTAGCCAACACGTTCAATTACTTGCATGAAAACATTACAGAGTTTCAAAGACAAGCGAAGAATGAAATCAGTCAGTCGGCTGATGAAATTAATTCAATGCTCGAGAGGATCAACGGCATCAATAAACAAATTGGTGAAGTAGAACCTCATGGCTATGTACCGAATGACCTTTATGATAAGCGTGATATGCTCGTCGATGCACTTTCTTCATTAGTGAATATAAAAACAACAGAAATTCGTCCTGGTGGCAACGCTTCAAGCGTCGCAGAAGGGAAAATTTCGATCGAGATTGTCAAGGAAAGCGGCGCCTCTTATGACCCGCCGATACAGCTTTTAAATGGAAAATCGAATGAGTTTAATGAATTTAGTGTCACCTTTGATGGCGAGAATGGTCCAGTCAACGGCTTTGCTATCGGGGACACTACATTCTCGTTTAATGATGCGGCGGTTGACCTACCTGCTGGCACATTGAAAGCGAAGGTTGAGGCCTACGGATATACAAAGCAAGGGCAAGAGGCGGGGATTTATCCTGACATGATGAAAGAGCTGGACAAGCTGGCTTATACATTTGCAAAGGCGTTTAACACGCAGCATTCGGAAGGGATCTCCCTGGTTGAAATGGATTCGGACGAAGAAGATATCATCAATTTCTTTGTCGGTGAAGGGTTTACTTTCGCAGAGGATGAAAGCTTTGAAGGCTTTGCAGGCAAGATGCGCGTTTCACAAGAAATTATGGACAATGCTGACCTAATTGCGGCAGCGTCCAATGAGTTTTCAGGGGACGGCGGCAATGCCCAAGCCTTAGCAGATTTAATGAAATCTGAGCTGGATTTTGGCGATGGCAGTGAATTTACGTTTACAGACTACTACGAAAAAATCATTGGTACGATGGGCGTAACGGCAGCTGAAGCAGAAACCTTACGTGACAATTCACAGCTAGCCTTGCTTCAAGTTGATCTAAATCGCCAGGCTGTGAGTGGTGTGTCACTTGACGAAGAAATGACGAACATGGTCAAGTTCCAGCATGCATACAATGCTGCGGCACGCACAATGACGGCAGTCGATGAGATGCTTGACCGCATTATTAACGGTATGGGCCGCGTGGGAAGGTAGGGAGAGCTAAATGAGAGTGACACAATCAATGCTAGCTGGGAGCATGTTAAGAAACATCAATAACAGCTTTACACAGCTTGCTGAGCTACAAAACCAGCTATACACCGGCAAAAAGATTAGTCGTGCCTCCCAGAATCCTGTCGTTGCAATGAGGGGCATCACCTATCGTGAAAGTTTGTCAGATATCGAGCAATTCCAAAGCAATATTACACATGCTCAAAGCTGGTTGGACAATACGGATTCCAGCTTAAATCATGCCACGAAAGCCTTAAGTCGAATAAGAGACCTTGTCGTCCAAGCTAAAAACGGTACGATGACGCCTGAAGATCAGGAAAAGGTCGAGAAAGAAATCGAGCAGTTGCATCAGAATCTAATTGAGGTCGGCAATACGACGTTTGCAGGGCGATACATTTTTAACGGAACGGATACGGAAAATCCACCAATTGTCAAAGATGACGAAGGTAATTTTCAGTACGCGACAGGGCAAGCGCCATATTTGATTGAAGTTTCAAGTGGCGTCAAAATCGATGTTGCCACAAAAGCGGAGGACGTGTTCACGGGGGATTTATTTGCAATGGTTTCGAACGTCCGAGATGCCTTGAAGAATGTAGACGATGCTGATCTCGATGGGGTTCTAAACGACATTGATGATCATCTCGAAACAGTTATTTCCGCGCGAGCTGAAGTTGGAGCAAAAACGAATCGCATTGAGCTTGTAGGCGAGCGAATGAATTCCCAGCAACTTTTCGCAAAGACCGTCCTTTCGGAAAATGAGGATGTTGATATTGAAAAAGTCATCACTGAGCTGAAAACACAGGAAACGGTCCATCGTGCAGCGCTTGCCGTTGGGGCCCGTGTGATTCAGCCGAGCTTAATTGACTTTTTAAGATAGGTTTATGCTGCGCCCTCGTTTAAACGCTATTGACGTTTAAAAGTGGGCGTGTTTCGTATATGGAAAGGGGGACATGATGATGGAGATGCCACGACTGGCCATGCAGTCAACGCGAGCTGAGATCGGCATTCAAACGTCGGATGCAAAATTGTCGACGCGCCAACCTTCTGCGGACATGACAATACGTCAGCCAAAAGCCATCATGCGAATAGCGTCGGAGCCTGCAAGACTAACTATTGACCAAACGGCGGCATGGGAAAGCATGGGCTTGCTGTCTGCTAGGCGTTCTATTGAAAAAGCCGCATCTCAGGGGCTCCAGGCGGCTAAAGCTTTCGTTGGCAAAACCGCCTCTCAAGGGGATGCACTCATGAGAATTGAAAACAAAGGTGATGTCATAAGCAGACAAGCAGCGGCTTCACGGTTTATGCCAGAGTATGCCTTTACTATTGGTTGGATTCCTGCCCCTTTTAGTGTAAAGATTTCAGCTACCCGAGGGAGTTTAACCGTCGATGTGACCCCTCAAAAGCCTGTCATTAATGTAACACCAAGACCTCCGGAGAGCATTTATACCCCTGGAAAGGTTGAGATTTATGTGAAAAAAGAACCATCCTTGTCGATTTCTGTGGTACGCTAATCGTAAACGCAGAACAGAACGAAGGAGGCGCTTTTTTGCATATCGAAACAAAATACCACGGAGCAATTTCTGTTCCTGAAGCGGACCACAAACGATTCCCTAATGGCCTTCCAGGCTTTGAAACGGAAAAAATGTTTGTTCTTTTGCCATTCGCAGACAACACACCGTACTATATTTTACAGTCCGTCAAAACCCCTGAGCTGGCTTTTGTTTTAGTGAATCCATTTTTGTTTTTTGAAACCTACCAGTTTACGCTCGATGATCATACGAAGCAAGCCATGGATGTAAAAGCACGCGAGGAACTAGCGGTCTACACTGTGGTCACGTTAAAAGAGCCTTTTGAAGAAACGACGGTGAATTTAAAAGCCCCGATTGTAATTAACCAACGTACGGGAAAAGCAAGGCAGATGATACTTGAGGATCAGGTGTATACGACGCGCCAACTTCTGGTAGAACGGAATGAGGAGGCGTCAGAATGCTCGTCTTAACAAGAAAGCTGCATGAAGCAATCCAAATTGGTGACTCTATCGAGATTAAGATTGTCGCCATCGACGGCGATCAAATTAAGCTCGGGATTTCAGCACCAAGGGATGTTGAGATTCTGAGGCAGGAAATTTACGAGCATATTTTAGAGGAAAATACAGCGGCGGCAAATGTACCTGCACACTTGCTGGAGGCATTAAAACATAAAGCGTGATGATACCGATTCAGCAAATGAAATGACAGCAAAACAACCAAAGCGGCGGATCCTTCCAACCGCTTTTTTAAATGTCGAGACATGTTGAAGCCGATACTTATACAGCTTTATTATAGAAAAAAGTGACTATCGACCTGTGAAAACTACTCGGTTCTTGCCGATAGAAAGAATAGAGAGTTTTGTCAGAAAGGATGTGCTTGGATGGCGCATATTCAACAATTGTCGGTACTTGGGCAAACACCTGCAAATGAGAGTCGATCGAAAAAAACGATGACGGTCACTGTATTGGAAACCAAATCGGCGACTGAAGGCAAGGTGCGTTATGAAGGAAAAGACTACAACGTCGTTCTTCGTGAAGGGACGCTGGCAAAGGGAAAGGCTGTGCTTGTTGTTCATGGCACCGTTCAAGGCAAGCTTGATGCAAGTGTTGTGGAGACGGAAGAGAAGCCAACGGATAAAAGCCAATCGACAGCAAAACCGGGAAGTCCAGAGCTAGCGAAAGCAGAATCATGGCTAGGGGGCCGGGCGTTAACTCGATCTGAACGAGCCGTATTGGAACAGTATATTCAAAAACATCCAGGGTCTTTTTCTGAACTAAAAGACGTATTGCAGGCATTAGGAAGGAAAAACCTCCCTGTTACAGAAACAACGATTCAAGCTGTAGCTCAAGCGCTATCACCGACTTCGTTGAAATCATCTTCTGTGTCAACTGCGCTCTCACTATCGGACCGGACAGCACAGTGGCTTGCTTCGCAATCGATCGACGATTTGTCCACGCTTGAGAACGTCGTACAGAAGATCCAAAAGCTTCTCCTTCAAGGCAAAGAGGTCGAAGCGAAGGCATTGCTTGAAGCGGTCCTTCAAAAAAGCTCAGCAAGTGAGCAGGTGAAACAGGCCGTTCTTTCGCAGCTGTCTACTTTGGACAAGCTTATGCCCTCTGTAAGTGCACAAGGAGTGGATGTAGAACAAGTGGCAGAGACGCCGCTTTTGAAGCAAGCACTCCAGAACACGATGAAACAAGCCGATGTGTCGACGATACTCCAGCAATGGGAGACATTGCGTCAAGGGCAAAATGAGCAGACCGCATTAAGAATGACCGAAGCCATGCACGAAGCTAAAGCAGCAATGGCAGGAGGGCGTGAGCTTGCGGCGAGAAGAACGCTAGAAACCGCCATTCAACAGCTCCAGTCAATGACACCGTCCCCTGCTAGTGGCATGACGTATGCTCAAGACATGGTGACAAAAGTGACGGATCCGCTTCAACTATCGCCTCAAATCAAAACGGTGCTTGTGACCCGCGTCACACAGCAAATGGCAGAAGCAAAGGATACGTTGACAAACGATAGACGATTCATGCTTCGCCAGCTTGATGCTTTTCAGTCACAAGCTCGACCAACTGTGCAGCAGAGTGATGCATTGCTTGAGACGACGATACGTAGACTCGACCAGGTGTTGCTTAAAAGTGATGCAATGCTGTATGCGGATATGAAAACAGAAAAACAGCTGCTTCAAGCAAGCAGTCAGTTAGCGGAGGCACGCAAAGCATTGCAGCAAGGCAACTGGCAGCAAGCAAAGCAAACCGTTAATCAAGTACAAACGGTGTTGGAGCGGGTCCAATTTCATCCTTCAGAACAGAAGGTGCAGCGGATCGTAAATGGAGAGGCAAAACCGTATGTAGAGCCTTTCCCAAAAGCCATCCAACCGTCCGTTTCTGCCACATCTGCCAAGCAGCTCTTTGAGCATTTCAAAAGCATGGGCTATTCCCATGAGGCAGATTTATCGAGAGCGTTGTTGAGAAATGATGCGCAGGCTATAGAACAATCTCAGAGAACGACCAAGTCGATTATGCAGCAGCTTTTGCTGAAGGATGCCGATGCAGGGATGAAGCATAACGTCGAACAGCAGCTTTTGCAGCTAACCGGGCAGCAATTGCTAAACAAGCCTGATCCAGGAGCGCTGCAGCATCTGTTTTTCAGCCTGCCACTGCTTTTAGGCAAAGATGCGAATCAGCTTCAAGTCATGGTCAAGGGCAGAAACCAGGGAGAGCGC
Encoded proteins:
- a CDS encoding DEAD/DEAH box helicase, whose product is MSFHTCPSLQLPKESSNHTDVVAGRQYLATELSAWPSLPQSSTIVDSVKVINEHPVCQRCGNEDNERFASHICACCQRPITYCRACIQMGRCDTCTPLLRWSARQPDKERQIVECRMTWSESLSPAQAHASQRICDTISSNKTICVWAVCGSGKTEMLFHGIQQALRLQKRVCIATPRSDVVRELAPRLRAVFPDTPLAALYAGTEDQAAQHPLIVCTTHQLLRFYHAFDIMIIDEIDAFPFSFDQKLRYAAEHAAKLVSSKIYLTATPDKDMKKQLKEGRLEAVKIPARYHRHPLPLPTPVWMLPADKQLRAGKVPFRLKWHLKQWLQKKVPVFLFVPTRGDVPMMVNALRQVTPNVAGVHSQDPERIPKVQQFRSGELDILVTTTILERGVTIPGVAVVVFKAHEDVFTESALVQISGRVGRSADRPNGDILFFHEGTTKEMEAAILHIHEMNRLAKAEGLIG
- a CDS encoding ComF family protein encodes the protein MRQCGFCEKRGNALLDWSWWWSATPSLLCEDCQSSFEKVTAGCIRCAKAINEVGVCLECQDWERHYPNLLERNVSLYRYNAFMKSYLSQWKFSGDYVLGQLFVSQWRDFFHRQFPQAEAIAPIPLTEERRKQRKFNQAYQLAALLEVPKIIESERYKEGQQSAKGRVERLDMDDGSWVKLLSANLPKSIVIIDDVYTTGATVHQFAKTLRGAGVLEVASCTLIRA
- a CDS encoding TIGR03826 family flagellar region protein yields the protein MNIDNCPSCGALYYKTLTQDVCRSCFQLEEEQFDRVYAFLKQKQNRSASMQEVVEQTSVKESLLIKYIKKGRLRTSQFPNLGYPCARCNTMINQDKLCNSCREDIAKDLASFDMQQAREAEKNRQPTYHVLSKKNDKR
- the flgM gene encoding flagellar biosynthesis anti-sigma factor FlgM, giving the protein MKVNPYQAAQASTYTKRSEGTSSEKQIHQQEEPKSVHRAKDTIDISNEAKTMQTQRSYDDERQTKLADLKQQIEKGTYEADLSLTAKKMLAFWTDK
- a CDS encoding flagellar protein FlgN, which gives rise to MMISSVLKEMNELHLQLLELAQQKRVALLNNSITDLQRITEQEEQLVGHIANHFSELSTGGVEKVNELIVPLEEPERGLSNEALNELLGSVEKLKLVNNENQQLVQQSLYFVQRTLDIAVPTGNDYNYAPNQPASSSQGAYRTFDSKA
- the flgK gene encoding flagellar hook-associated protein FlgK → MTSTFHGLETALRAIHSQQRALQTLSHNVANANTPGYTRQRVNFEASNGFPAVGRNQPQIPGHLGSGVEVGDIQRIRNEFFDYRFRTEQTKASYWGNRFDSISRLEGLMNVQSDNGLPTAFNEFFNSLQTLAKDASDLGARSVVRQNGMALANTFNYLHENITEFQRQAKNEISQSADEINSMLERINGINKQIGEVEPHGYVPNDLYDKRDMLVDALSSLVNIKTTEIRPGGNASSVAEGKISIEIVKESGASYDPPIQLLNGKSNEFNEFSVTFDGENGPVNGFAIGDTTFSFNDAAVDLPAGTLKAKVEAYGYTKQGQEAGIYPDMMKELDKLAYTFAKAFNTQHSEGISLVEMDSDEEDIINFFVGEGFTFAEDESFEGFAGKMRVSQEIMDNADLIAAASNEFSGDGGNAQALADLMKSELDFGDGSEFTFTDYYEKIIGTMGVTAAEAETLRDNSQLALLQVDLNRQAVSGVSLDEEMTNMVKFQHAYNAAARTMTAVDEMLDRIINGMGRVGR
- the flgL gene encoding flagellar hook-associated protein FlgL; the encoded protein is MRVTQSMLAGSMLRNINNSFTQLAELQNQLYTGKKISRASQNPVVAMRGITYRESLSDIEQFQSNITHAQSWLDNTDSSLNHATKALSRIRDLVVQAKNGTMTPEDQEKVEKEIEQLHQNLIEVGNTTFAGRYIFNGTDTENPPIVKDDEGNFQYATGQAPYLIEVSSGVKIDVATKAEDVFTGDLFAMVSNVRDALKNVDDADLDGVLNDIDDHLETVISARAEVGAKTNRIELVGERMNSQQLFAKTVLSENEDVDIEKVITELKTQETVHRAALAVGARVIQPSLIDFLR
- a CDS encoding DUF6470 family protein, giving the protein MMMEMPRLAMQSTRAEIGIQTSDAKLSTRQPSADMTIRQPKAIMRIASEPARLTIDQTAAWESMGLLSARRSIEKAASQGLQAAKAFVGKTASQGDALMRIENKGDVISRQAAASRFMPEYAFTIGWIPAPFSVKISATRGSLTVDVTPQKPVINVTPRPPESIYTPGKVEIYVKKEPSLSISVVR
- the fliW gene encoding flagellar assembly protein FliW, with amino-acid sequence MHIETKYHGAISVPEADHKRFPNGLPGFETEKMFVLLPFADNTPYYILQSVKTPELAFVLVNPFLFFETYQFTLDDHTKQAMDVKAREELAVYTVVTLKEPFEETTVNLKAPIVINQRTGKARQMILEDQVYTTRQLLVERNEEASECSS
- the csrA gene encoding carbon storage regulator CsrA, giving the protein MLVLTRKLHEAIQIGDSIEIKIVAIDGDQIKLGISAPRDVEILRQEIYEHILEENTAAANVPAHLLEALKHKA
- a CDS encoding NfeD family protein — encoded protein: MAHIQQLSVLGQTPANESRSKKTMTVTVLETKSATEGKVRYEGKDYNVVLREGTLAKGKAVLVVHGTVQGKLDASVVETEEKPTDKSQSTAKPGSPELAKAESWLGGRALTRSERAVLEQYIQKHPGSFSELKDVLQALGRKNLPVTETTIQAVAQALSPTSLKSSSVSTALSLSDRTAQWLASQSIDDLSTLENVVQKIQKLLLQGKEVEAKALLEAVLQKSSASEQVKQAVLSQLSTLDKLMPSVSAQGVDVEQVAETPLLKQALQNTMKQADVSTILQQWETLRQGQNEQTALRMTEAMHEAKAAMAGGRELAARRTLETAIQQLQSMTPSPASGMTYAQDMVTKVTDPLQLSPQIKTVLVTRVTQQMAEAKDTLTNDRRFMLRQLDAFQSQARPTVQQSDALLETTIRRLDQVLLKSDAMLYADMKTEKQLLQASSQLAEARKALQQGNWQQAKQTVNQVQTVLERVQFHPSEQKVQRIVNGEAKPYVEPFPKAIQPSVSATSAKQLFEHFKSMGYSHEADLSRALLRNDAQAIEQSQRTTKSIMQQLLLKDADAGMKHNVEQQLLQLTGQQLLNKPDPGALQHLFFSLPLLLGKDANQLQVMVKGRNQGERIDWENCNLTFLMETKKLGDLGIHLIAKNRQLTVAIHNDTKGLEETLRPFVETTSTRLADIGYNVQSIRFEKMFSTTTTEQQQSESSVDQPEKETTSSKGFDFSV